The Cyprinus carpio isolate SPL01 chromosome A5, ASM1834038v1, whole genome shotgun sequence genome has a segment encoding these proteins:
- the LOC109048740 gene encoding multivesicular body subunit 12B-like isoform X2: MMPEVRELSDALPEMPMDPITGVGVVASRNRAPTGYDVVAQTTDGLDADLWKDGLFKSKVTRYLCFTRAFSKENSHLGNVLVDMKLIDIKDTLPVGFIPIQETVDTQEPAFRKRRLCIKFIPRDSTEAAICDIRILGRTKQAPPQYTFIGELNNMGIWYRMGKVPRTQDSSPVQNNTTNNIQTVTNSSTPAPVLPKHISMTLPACFRKSTTRPDFEHQNSNLYAISAMDGVPFMISEKFACASSDLQQVDLMGIRIKSLAEIEKEYEYSFRTEHSAAARLPPSPTRTSLGSEA, translated from the exons ATGATGCCTGAGGTACGGGAACTTTCAGACGCCCTGCCAGAGATGCCCATGGACCCGATCACTGGTGTAGGGGTTGTGGCCTCAAGAAACAGAGCTCCCACCGGCTATGATGTG gtTGCACAAACCACAGATGGGCTCGATGCAGACTTGTGGAAAGACGGCCTGTTCAAATCCAAGGTGACCCGCTATCTGTGCTTCACCAGGGCTTTCTCCAAAGAGAAC AGTCATTTAGGAAATGTGCTTGTAGACATGAAGCTCATCGACATCAAGGACACGCTGCCTGTGGGATTCATTCCCATTCAGGAAACTGTGGACACAC agGAGCCGGCCTTCAGGAAGAGGAGGTTATGTATTAAGTTCATCCCGAGAGACTCCACTGAAGCTGCCATCTGTGATATCCGTATCTTGGGACGCACTAAACAAGCACCGCCACAGTATACATTCATAGG GGAGCTGAACAATATGGGGATCTGGTACCGTATGGGAAAGGTGCCACGGACCCAGGACTCTTCACCTGTACAGAACAACACCACCAATAACATCCAGACGGTCACCAACAGCTCCACTCCAGCGCCGGTCTTGCCCAA GCACATATCCATGACCCTGCCGGCATGTTTCAGAAAAAGCACAACCAGACCAGACTTTGAACACCAGAACTCCAACCTCTATGCCATATCTG CTATGGATGGAGTGCCTTTCATGATTTCGGAGAAGTTTGCATGTGCCTCCAGTGAT TTGCAGCAGGTGGATCTAATGGGCATCAGAATCAAATCACTTGCAGAGATCGAGAAGGAG TATGAATATAGTTTCCGGACGGAGCACAGCGCCGCGGCCCGTCTGCCACCCAGTCCCACCAGAACATCTCTGGGCTCTGAGGCCTAA
- the LOC109048740 gene encoding multivesicular body subunit 12B-like isoform X1 produces MKSCFCPKRKDAVHFTNSSMMPEVRELSDALPEMPMDPITGVGVVASRNRAPTGYDVVAQTTDGLDADLWKDGLFKSKVTRYLCFTRAFSKENSHLGNVLVDMKLIDIKDTLPVGFIPIQETVDTQEPAFRKRRLCIKFIPRDSTEAAICDIRILGRTKQAPPQYTFIGELNNMGIWYRMGKVPRTQDSSPVQNNTTNNIQTVTNSSTPAPVLPKHISMTLPACFRKSTTRPDFEHQNSNLYAISAMDGVPFMISEKFACASSDLQQVDLMGIRIKSLAEIEKEYEYSFRTEHSAAARLPPSPTRTSLGSEA; encoded by the exons ATGAAAAGCTGCTTTTGTCCGAAAAGGAAGGACGCAGTGCATTTTACA AATTCCTCCATGATGCCTGAGGTACGGGAACTTTCAGACGCCCTGCCAGAGATGCCCATGGACCCGATCACTGGTGTAGGGGTTGTGGCCTCAAGAAACAGAGCTCCCACCGGCTATGATGTG gtTGCACAAACCACAGATGGGCTCGATGCAGACTTGTGGAAAGACGGCCTGTTCAAATCCAAGGTGACCCGCTATCTGTGCTTCACCAGGGCTTTCTCCAAAGAGAAC AGTCATTTAGGAAATGTGCTTGTAGACATGAAGCTCATCGACATCAAGGACACGCTGCCTGTGGGATTCATTCCCATTCAGGAAACTGTGGACACAC agGAGCCGGCCTTCAGGAAGAGGAGGTTATGTATTAAGTTCATCCCGAGAGACTCCACTGAAGCTGCCATCTGTGATATCCGTATCTTGGGACGCACTAAACAAGCACCGCCACAGTATACATTCATAGG GGAGCTGAACAATATGGGGATCTGGTACCGTATGGGAAAGGTGCCACGGACCCAGGACTCTTCACCTGTACAGAACAACACCACCAATAACATCCAGACGGTCACCAACAGCTCCACTCCAGCGCCGGTCTTGCCCAA GCACATATCCATGACCCTGCCGGCATGTTTCAGAAAAAGCACAACCAGACCAGACTTTGAACACCAGAACTCCAACCTCTATGCCATATCTG CTATGGATGGAGTGCCTTTCATGATTTCGGAGAAGTTTGCATGTGCCTCCAGTGAT TTGCAGCAGGTGGATCTAATGGGCATCAGAATCAAATCACTTGCAGAGATCGAGAAGGAG TATGAATATAGTTTCCGGACGGAGCACAGCGCCGCGGCCCGTCTGCCACCCAGTCCCACCAGAACATCTCTGGGCTCTGAGGCCTAA